Proteins encoded within one genomic window of Scheffersomyces stipitis CBS 6054 chromosome 3, complete sequence:
- a CDS encoding predicted protein, whose translation SFAPIPKFDDRFARQNRYEPPPEFPSASPYSGIVHHLSGPNSYALTQIHPKTSGSVDDALKRALTYVHFHYAYGFYTQTLA comes from the coding sequence TCTTTCGCCCCTATACCCAAATTCGACGATCGATTTGCACGTCAGAACCGCTACGAGCCTCCACCAGAGTTTCCTCTGGCTTCACCCTATTCAGGCATAGTTCACCATCTTTCGGGTCCCAACAGCTATGCTCTTACTCAAATCCATCCGAAGACATCAGGATCGGTCGATGATGCACTCAAAAGAGCTCTCACCTACGTTCACTTTCATTACGCGTACGGGTTTTACACCCAAACACTTGCATAG
- a CDS encoding predicted protein gives SPQASYPCGNFSGTSSLKFRGTKGSIGHTFMVCIHTENQNQGDFYPFVLSEISVLHESPLGHSRYRLTDVPPQPNSPPDNVFNPDQPLKRP, from the coding sequence CTGCCACAAGCCAGTTATCCCTGTGGTAACTTTTCTGGCACCTCTAGCCTCAAATTCCGAGGGACTAAAGGATCGATAGGCCACACTTTCATGGTTTGTATTCACActgaaaatcaaaatcaaggGGACTTTTACCCTTTTGTTCTACTGGAGATTTCTGTTCTCCATGAGTCCCCCTTAGGACACCTGCGTTATCGTTTAACAGATGTGCCGCCCCAGCCAAACTCCCCACCTGACAATGTCTTCAACCCGGATCAGCCTCTAAAGAGACCTTAA
- a CDS encoding predicted protein: MPRHLISDAHEWINEIPTVPIYYLAKPQPRERAWQNQRGKKTSLSLTLV; the protein is encoded by the coding sequence ATGCCTCGTCATCTAATTAGTGACGCGCATGAATGGATTAACGAGATTCCCACTGTCCCTATCTACTATCTAGCGAAACCACAGCCAAGGGAACGGGCTTGGCAGAATCAGCGGGGAAAGAAGACCCTGTTGAGCTTGACTCTAGTTTGA
- a CDS encoding predicted protein — protein sequence FIRPVSCYTLLSGFRLPWPPSGCLDELTPFVVSDERVFRHFNFTFGSSRIASSAYQKWPTKSSSFICPRSIKQQGLLTYLKFENRLRSFQPQDL from the coding sequence TTCATTCGGCCGGTGAGTTGTTACACACTCCTTAGCGGATTCCGACTTCCATGGCCACCGTCCGGCTGTCTAGATGAACTAACACCTTTTGTGGTGTCTGATGAGCGTGTATTCCGGCACTTTAACTTCACGTTCGGTTCATCCCGCATCGCCAGTTCTGCTTACCAAAAATGGCCCACTAAAAGCTCTTCATTCATATGTCCACGTTCAATTAAGCAACAAGGACTTCTTACATATTTAAAGTTTGAGAATAGGTTAAGGTCATTTCAACCCCAAGACCTCTAA